A genomic window from Verrucomicrobiia bacterium includes:
- a CDS encoding amino acid adenylation domain-containing protein, whose amino-acid sequence MELQPDPNERPVDFDPFAGPEIDCTIPTTEAQREVLAASELGVEASCAYNESLTLELRGPLQRPALEQAVRLLVERHESLRATLSANDLQMIVARGRVVEPAFVDLSGLNEAGRERELAAIADSDMTTPFDLRTGPLLRVRLIRLAPDFHWLRLTAHHVVCDGWSFGILMAELSVLYTAIVDGGVPELPPAVPFSDYASAVMQFAASPEQEKVERFWLDRFEGPLPRMELPTDRPRPRHHSFRAHRLDIELPPELVKGLRETAVRAGASFVTILLTAYEVLLYKLTGSHDLVVGLPAAGQADLEMKHLVGHCVNLLALRSSVDPDRTFLQHLEERRRAVLDAYDHQRYTFGTLVRRLRVPREPGRVPLVPVLFNMDTNMDDGVRFGHLSHRLISNPRRFENFDLYLNATGNSSRLMLEWTYKTDLFDEDTIRSWMQELMRLIERIHRAPEATLEELVGDGTLSGAPQMPPASWFGEEPPYPRDVPLGDLFDEVVSQFGGRVAVELADERMDYRTLQERVRILSARLVALGVRPGDPVGLCQERSFGLIVSILAILRCGGCYVPFDPTYPQKRLQFMMEDSQVSVLLTQEHLRNRLPVTQARVVVPEVPEAAPVDPDPPMPVVRADAPAYIMYTSGSTGTPKGVVVPHRAIVRLVRSQNFLPFGPDLTFLQISNLSFDLSTLEIWGALLNGGRLVLQPQPKPTLQEIADTIQRHQVTTVWFTTGLFSLMVDRHLEDLRGLRHILAGGDVLSPPHVRKAFKVLGPGVLINGYGPTENTTFTTCHILNEEVPPGASVSIGRPIHNSLVYVLDSELRMVPIGRKGELCTGGDGVALGYWKREALTRERFVPDPFCGRPGAVMYRTGDLVRWQADGTLEFIGRVDRQIKERGIRVELGEIEAALDELGGLRERLVEVRQDAGERRLVGYLVPAASRDHEDPEARERLIATVRSHLRERLPSHMVPTAFVVIAALPLTPNGKVDRAALPAPGSHMGPGPARHEEPRDEVERGLATLWSRLLGRQRIGIHDDFFDLGGHSMTAIQLLSQVDQQFGRALPLATLFEAPTIARLAGVLRQNAPRPKWPNLSLLQPDGAGLPLFCVHGNEASYFIPRHLGPTRPFYAFMHQGQEGDEIRLRTVETIATSYVRQLKEACPNGPYLLCGYSFGGVAAFEMAHQLIAMGDSVPLLAMMDTYAPGLHQEAMKLEWRFYQPLWKPVKRWLVRWFLRRGRLVPPKLRTFYINDTYDQAVTAFRPRPYPGRITIFKAEHAWGPADLGWRDLAGGGLVLESVPGDHFSMIEDPQVEGLCRKLAQALADADNARYFDGA is encoded by the coding sequence ATGGAACTGCAACCTGACCCCAACGAGCGCCCGGTGGATTTTGATCCGTTCGCCGGCCCGGAAATTGACTGCACGATCCCCACGACGGAGGCCCAGCGGGAGGTGCTGGCCGCCTCGGAATTGGGGGTCGAGGCGTCGTGCGCCTACAATGAAAGCCTGACCCTTGAACTCAGGGGTCCGCTGCAGCGTCCCGCCCTGGAGCAGGCGGTCCGGCTGCTGGTCGAGCGTCATGAATCCCTGCGGGCCACGCTCAGCGCCAATGACCTCCAGATGATTGTGGCGCGCGGCAGGGTCGTGGAGCCGGCGTTTGTGGATCTCTCGGGATTGAATGAGGCCGGACGCGAGCGGGAGCTGGCAGCCATCGCGGATTCGGACATGACCACGCCCTTCGATCTGCGGACGGGTCCGCTGCTGCGCGTCCGGCTCATCCGGCTGGCACCGGATTTCCACTGGCTGCGCCTGACGGCGCACCACGTGGTTTGCGATGGATGGAGTTTCGGAATTCTGATGGCGGAGCTCAGCGTCTTGTACACGGCGATCGTGGACGGCGGGGTGCCGGAGCTGCCGCCTGCCGTGCCCTTCAGCGACTATGCCTCCGCCGTCATGCAGTTCGCCGCCAGTCCCGAACAGGAAAAGGTGGAGCGGTTCTGGCTGGACCGCTTCGAGGGGCCGCTGCCGCGGATGGAGCTGCCGACGGACCGTCCGCGACCCCGACACCATTCCTTTCGCGCACACCGACTGGACATTGAGCTGCCGCCTGAACTGGTGAAGGGACTTCGGGAGACCGCGGTGCGGGCGGGTGCCAGCTTCGTCACCATCCTCCTCACCGCCTATGAGGTGCTGTTGTACAAGCTCACAGGATCGCACGATCTGGTGGTCGGCCTGCCGGCGGCCGGACAGGCGGACCTGGAGATGAAGCACCTGGTGGGTCATTGTGTGAATCTGCTGGCCCTCCGGAGCTCCGTGGATCCGGACCGGACATTTCTGCAGCATCTCGAGGAACGGCGGCGGGCCGTGCTCGATGCCTACGACCACCAGCGGTACACGTTTGGGACGCTGGTCCGGCGCCTGCGGGTGCCCCGGGAGCCCGGCCGCGTCCCGTTGGTGCCCGTTTTGTTCAACATGGATACGAACATGGACGACGGCGTCCGGTTCGGACACCTCTCCCACCGGTTGATCAGCAACCCCCGCCGGTTTGAGAATTTCGACCTGTATCTCAATGCCACCGGCAACAGCAGTCGGCTGATGCTGGAGTGGACCTACAAGACCGATCTGTTCGATGAGGATACCATCCGGTCCTGGATGCAGGAGCTGATGCGCCTGATCGAACGGATTCACCGGGCACCTGAGGCCACCCTCGAGGAGTTGGTGGGTGACGGGACCCTGTCCGGGGCGCCGCAGATGCCTCCGGCATCCTGGTTTGGCGAGGAGCCTCCCTATCCCCGGGATGTCCCGCTGGGGGACCTTTTTGACGAAGTCGTCTCGCAATTCGGCGGTCGCGTGGCCGTGGAACTGGCGGACGAGCGCATGGACTACCGGACCCTTCAGGAGCGGGTGCGGATATTGAGCGCCCGGCTGGTGGCCCTTGGGGTCCGGCCCGGGGATCCTGTCGGGCTGTGTCAGGAACGGAGTTTCGGGCTGATCGTCTCCATCCTGGCGATTCTCAGGTGCGGCGGGTGCTATGTGCCGTTCGACCCGACGTATCCCCAGAAGCGGCTTCAGTTCATGATGGAGGATTCCCAGGTGTCGGTGCTGCTCACCCAGGAGCACCTGAGGAACCGCCTGCCGGTGACCCAGGCTCGCGTGGTGGTGCCCGAGGTCCCGGAGGCCGCGCCCGTGGATCCGGATCCACCGATGCCGGTCGTCCGCGCCGATGCCCCGGCCTACATCATGTACACCTCGGGCAGCACCGGCACCCCCAAAGGGGTGGTGGTGCCCCATCGCGCCATTGTCCGGCTGGTCCGGTCGCAAAACTTCCTGCCGTTCGGCCCCGACCTCACCTTTCTCCAGATCTCCAACCTGTCGTTTGACCTCTCCACCCTGGAAATCTGGGGCGCGCTGCTCAATGGCGGGCGGCTCGTTCTCCAGCCCCAGCCAAAGCCGACCCTCCAGGAGATCGCCGACACCATCCAGCGGCACCAGGTGACCACCGTCTGGTTCACCACCGGATTGTTCAGTCTCATGGTGGACCGGCACCTGGAGGATCTCCGCGGCCTGCGGCACATCCTGGCGGGCGGAGACGTCCTCAGCCCGCCACATGTCCGCAAGGCCTTCAAGGTTCTGGGTCCCGGGGTCTTGATCAACGGGTACGGGCCGACGGAAAACACCACCTTCACCACCTGCCACATTCTGAATGAAGAGGTGCCTCCGGGCGCCTCGGTATCCATTGGCCGGCCGATCCACAACTCCCTGGTTTACGTCCTGGATTCGGAACTGCGGATGGTTCCGATCGGACGCAAGGGGGAGCTCTGCACCGGGGGGGACGGGGTGGCCCTCGGTTATTGGAAACGGGAGGCGCTGACGCGGGAGCGCTTTGTTCCGGATCCCTTCTGCGGGCGGCCCGGCGCCGTGATGTATCGCACGGGCGACCTGGTCCGCTGGCAGGCTGATGGCACCCTGGAGTTCATCGGCCGGGTGGACCGGCAGATCAAAGAGCGCGGGATCCGGGTGGAGCTTGGGGAGATCGAGGCGGCGCTGGATGAACTTGGCGGGCTCCGGGAGCGGTTGGTGGAGGTACGCCAGGACGCCGGGGAGCGGAGGCTGGTCGGCTATCTGGTCCCTGCGGCGTCCCGTGACCATGAGGATCCGGAGGCCCGCGAGCGATTGATCGCGACGGTGCGCTCCCACCTGCGGGAGCGGCTGCCGTCCCACATGGTGCCCACGGCATTCGTGGTGATCGCCGCACTACCGCTGACGCCCAACGGCAAGGTGGACCGCGCCGCGTTGCCGGCCCCGGGATCCCACATGGGCCCCGGGCCCGCGCGCCATGAGGAACCCCGGGACGAGGTGGAACGGGGTCTGGCCACGCTGTGGTCCCGGCTGCTGGGGCGCCAGCGGATCGGCATTCACGACGACTTCTTCGACCTGGGCGGCCACTCGATGACGGCGATCCAGTTGCTGTCCCAGGTGGACCAGCAGTTTGGCCGCGCCCTGCCGCTGGCGACACTCTTCGAGGCTCCCACGATTGCCCGGCTGGCCGGAGTGCTCCGGCAGAATGCGCCGCGCCCCAAATGGCCGAACCTCTCCCTGCTCCAGCCGGACGGTGCCGGACTGCCCCTGTTTTGTGTCCACGGGAACGAGGCAAGCTATTTCATCCCGCGCCACCTCGGTCCGACCCGGCCCTTCTACGCCTTCATGCACCAGGGGCAGGAGGGCGATGAGATCCGCCTGCGCACCGTGGAAACCATTGCGACCTCCTACGTGCGCCAGTTAAAGGAGGCCTGCCCCAACGGCCCCTACCTCCTGTGCGGCTATTCCTTCGGAGGGGTTGCCGCATTCGAGATGGCCCACCAGTTGATTGCGATGGGCGACTCGGTGCCGCTGCTCGCCATGATGGACACCTACGCGCCCGGGCTGCATCAGGAGGCGATGAAGCTGGAGTGGCGTTTTTATCAGCCGCTGTGGAAACCGGTGAAGCGATGGCTGGTCCGGTGGTTCCTGCGGCGGGGGCGTCTGGTCCCGCCAAAACTTCGCACCTTCTATATCAACGACACCTACGACCAGGCGGTCACCGCATTCCGGCCGCGCCCATACCCGGGACGCATTACGATCTTCAAGGCGGAGCATGCCTGGGGGCCCGCCGACCTGGGCTGGCGCGACCTTGCCGGCGGCGGGCTGGTGCTGGAGTCGGTGCCTGGCGACCACTTCAGCATGATTGAGGATCCGCAGGTCGAGGGGCTTTGCCGGAAGCTTGCGCAGGCGCTCGCGGATGCCGACAACGCCCGCTACTTTGACGGCGCTTGA